One genomic window of Medicago truncatula cultivar Jemalong A17 chromosome 1, MtrunA17r5.0-ANR, whole genome shotgun sequence includes the following:
- the LOC25484751 gene encoding probable pectinesterase/pectinesterase inhibitor 7 isoform X2 has protein sequence MAFKHRSIAYLLSILLFVSLHVANGIPPETICGSTVNPTYCKNILANQNGNKKYLMMVGEGINQTVITGDHNVVDGFTTFNSATFAVVGQGFVAVNITFRNTAGPSKHQAVALRSGADMSTFYSCSFEGYQDTLYTHSLRQFYRECDIYGTVDFIFGNGAVVLQNCNIYPRLPLSGQFNSITAQGRTDPNQNTGTSIQNATIKAADDLAPKVGTVQTYLGRPWKEYSRTVFMQSFTDSFINPAGWHEWNGDFALNTLYYAEYGNRGSSTANRVTWTGYHVIGATDAANFTVSNFLSGDDWIPQTGVPYSSRLI, from the exons ATGGCTTTCAAGCACAGATCCATTGCCTATCTACTTTCGATCTTGCTCTTTGTATCCTTGCATGTAGCAAATGGTATTCCTCCAGAAACCATTTGTGGGTCTACCGTAAACCCTACTTATTGTAAAAACATACTTGCCAATCAAAATGGAAAC aaaaagtacttgatgatggttggAGAGGGAATCAATCAAACAGTTATCACAGGAGACCACAATGTTGTTGATGGTTTCACAACATTCAATTCGGCTACATTTG CTGTAGTTGGTCAAGGGTTTGTGGCAGTTAACATAACATTTCGCAACACCGCTGGACCAAGCAAACACCAAGCAGTTGCACTAAGAAGTGGAGCAGATATGTCCACCTTCTATAGTTGTAGCTTTGAAGGGTATCAGGACACATTGTATACACATTCTCTAAGGCAGTTTTATCGAGAATGCGATATATACGGAACAGTTGACTTCATATTTGGAAATGGTGCAGTTGTTTTGCAAAATTGTAACATTTATCCTCGCCTTCCGCTAAGTGGACAATTCAATTCCATCACAGCTCAAGGTCGAACTGATCCAAATCAAAACACTGGAACTTCTATACAAAATGCAACTATTAAAGCAGCAGATGATTTGGCTCCGAAAGTTGGAACTGTACAAACATACCTAGGGAGACCGTGGAAAGAATATTCGAGGACAGTTTTTATGCAATCTTTCACGGACAGTTTCATAAACCCTGCTGGTTGGCATGAATGGAATGGTGATTTTGCGTTGAATACTTTGTACTATGCCGAATACGGCAATAGGGGTTCGAGCACCGCGAATCGAGTGACATGGACTGGTTATCATGTTATCGGTGCTACTGATGCAGCCAATTTCACGGTGTCCAATTTCTTGAGTGGTGATGATTGGATTCCTCAAACTGGTGTTCCATACTCTAGTAGATTGATATAG
- the LOC25484751 gene encoding probable pectinesterase/pectinesterase inhibitor 7 isoform X1 translates to MAFKHRSIAYLLSILLFVSLHVANGIPPETICGSTVNPTYCKNILANQNGNIYDYGRISIRKSLSQSRKFMNSIDSHLQGGSSLSQSTIRALEDCRFLAELSFEYLSNTYTTTNQSSNVLPTSQAEDFETFLSAVLTNQQTCLEGLNTIASDQRVKNDLLSSLSDDMKLHSVTLALFKKGWVPKNKIRTSWPQNGKHLNFKNGRLPLKMSNKARAIYDSARRNGRKLLQTNTNEDSVVVSDVVVVSQDGSGNFTAINDAVAAAPNNTVASDGYFFIFITKGVYQEYVSIPKNKKYLMMVGEGINQTVITGDHNVVDGFTTFNSATFAVVGQGFVAVNITFRNTAGPSKHQAVALRSGADMSTFYSCSFEGYQDTLYTHSLRQFYRECDIYGTVDFIFGNGAVVLQNCNIYPRLPLSGQFNSITAQGRTDPNQNTGTSIQNATIKAADDLAPKVGTVQTYLGRPWKEYSRTVFMQSFTDSFINPAGWHEWNGDFALNTLYYAEYGNRGSSTANRVTWTGYHVIGATDAANFTVSNFLSGDDWIPQTGVPYSSRLI, encoded by the exons ATGGCTTTCAAGCACAGATCCATTGCCTATCTACTTTCGATCTTGCTCTTTGTATCCTTGCATGTAGCAAATGGTATTCCTCCAGAAACCATTTGTGGGTCTACCGTAAACCCTACTTATTGTAAAAACATACTTGCCAATCAAAATGGAAACATTTATGACTACGGTCGAATTTCAATTCGAAAATCCTTATCGCAATCCCGTAAGTTCATGAATTCAATAGACTCACACCTTCAAGGTGGTTCGTCTTTGTCTCAATCCACAATTCGTGCTCTTGAAGATTGTCGATTCCTTGCTGAATTGAGTTTTGAATACTTATCAAACACCTATACAACAACAAATCAATCTAGTAATGTTCTTCCAACTTCTCAAGCAGAAGACTTTGAAACTTTTCTTAGTGCCGTTTTGACTAATCAACAAACATGTTTGGAAGGTCTAAACACTATAGCTTCTGATCAGAGAGTGAAGAATGATTTGTTGTCATCGCTCTCCGATGACATGAAGCTTCATAGTGTCACCCTAGCGTTGTTCAAAAAAGGTTGggttcctaaaaataaaataagaacatCATGGCCACAAAATGGAAagcatttgaatttcaaaaatgGTCGTTTGCCATTGAAGATGTCAAATAAAGCACGTGCTATTTATGATTCCGCTAGACGCAATGGGAGAAAACTACTTCAAACTAATACTAATGAAGATAGTGTTGTGGTGAGTGATGTTGTCGTTGTTAGTCAAGATGGAAGTGGAAACTTTACCGCAATCAATGACGCCGTAGCTGCTGCACCAAATAACACGGTTGCTAGTGATGGATACTTCTTCATATTTATCACCAAAGGTGTGTATCAAGAGTACGTATCTATacccaaaaacaaaaagtacttgatgatggttggAGAGGGAATCAATCAAACAGTTATCACAGGAGACCACAATGTTGTTGATGGTTTCACAACATTCAATTCGGCTACATTTG CTGTAGTTGGTCAAGGGTTTGTGGCAGTTAACATAACATTTCGCAACACCGCTGGACCAAGCAAACACCAAGCAGTTGCACTAAGAAGTGGAGCAGATATGTCCACCTTCTATAGTTGTAGCTTTGAAGGGTATCAGGACACATTGTATACACATTCTCTAAGGCAGTTTTATCGAGAATGCGATATATACGGAACAGTTGACTTCATATTTGGAAATGGTGCAGTTGTTTTGCAAAATTGTAACATTTATCCTCGCCTTCCGCTAAGTGGACAATTCAATTCCATCACAGCTCAAGGTCGAACTGATCCAAATCAAAACACTGGAACTTCTATACAAAATGCAACTATTAAAGCAGCAGATGATTTGGCTCCGAAAGTTGGAACTGTACAAACATACCTAGGGAGACCGTGGAAAGAATATTCGAGGACAGTTTTTATGCAATCTTTCACGGACAGTTTCATAAACCCTGCTGGTTGGCATGAATGGAATGGTGATTTTGCGTTGAATACTTTGTACTATGCCGAATACGGCAATAGGGGTTCGAGCACCGCGAATCGAGTGACATGGACTGGTTATCATGTTATCGGTGCTACTGATGCAGCCAATTTCACGGTGTCCAATTTCTTGAGTGGTGATGATTGGATTCCTCAAACTGGTGTTCCATACTCTAGTAGATTGATATAG
- the LOC120575774 gene encoding probable pectinesterase/pectinesterase inhibitor 7 yields the protein MAFKHRSIAYLLSILLFVSLHVANGIPPETICGSTVNPTYCKNILANQNGNIYDYGRISIRKSLSQSRKFMNSIDSHLQGGSSLSQSTIRALEDCRFLAELSFEYLSNTYTTTNQSSNVLPTSQAEDFETFLSAVLTNQQTCLEGLNTIASDQRVKNDLLSSLSDDMKLHSVTLALFKKGWVPKNKIRTSWPQNGKHLNFKNGRLPLKMSNKARAIYDSARRNGRKLLQTNTNEDSVVVSDVVVVSQDGSGNFTAINDAVAAAPNNTVASDGYFFIFITKGVYQEYVSIPKNKKYLMMVGDGINQTVITGDHNVVDGFTTFNSATFAVVGQGFVAVNITFRNTAGPSKHQAVALRSGADMSTFYSCSFEGYQDTLYTHSLRQFYRECDIYGTVDFIFGNGAVVLQNCNIYPRLPLSGQFNSITAQGRTDPNQNTGTSIQNATIKAADDLAPKVGTVQTYLGRPWKEYSRTVFMQSFTDSFINPAGWHEWNGDFALNTLYYAEYGNRGAGSSTVNRVTWPGYHVIGATDAANFTVSNFLSGDDWIPQTGVPYSSGLI from the exons ATGGCTTTCAAGCACAGATCCATTGCCTATCTACTTTCGATCTTGCTCTTTGTATCCTTGCATGTAGCAAATGGTATTCCTCCAGAAACCATTTGTGGGTCTACCGTAAACCCTACTTATTGTAAAAACATACTTGCCAATCAAAATGGAAACATTTATGACTACGGTCGAATTTCAATTCGAAAATCCTTATCGCAATCCCGTAAGTTCATGAATTCAATAGACTCACACCTTCAAGGTGGTTCGTCTTTGTCTCAATCCACAATTCGTGCTCTTGAAGATTGTCGATTCCTTGCTGAATTGAGTTTTGAATACTTATCAAACACCTATACAACAACAAATCAATCTAGTAATGTTCTTCCAACTTCTCAAGCAGAAGACTTTGAAACTTTTCTTAGTGCCGTTTTGACTAATCAACAAACATGTTTGGAAGGTCTAAACACTATAGCTTCTGATCAGAGAGTGAAGAATGATTTGTTGTCATCGCTCTCCGATGACATGAAGCTTCATAGTGTCACCCTAGCGTTGTTCAAAAAAGGTTGggttcctaaaaataaaataagaacatCATGGCCACAAAATGGAAagcatttgaatttcaaaaatgGTCGTTTGCCATTGAAGATGTCAAATAAAGCACGTGCTATTTATGATTCCGCTAGACGCAATGGGAGAAAACTACTTCAAACTAATACTAATGAAGATAGTGTTGTGGTGAGTGATGTTGTCGTTGTTAGTCAAGATGGAAGTGGAAACTTTACCGCAATCAATGACGCCGTAGCTGCTGCACCAAATAACACGGTTGCTAGTGATGGATACTTCTTCATATTTATCACCAAAGGTGTGTATCAAGAGTACGTATCTATacccaaaaacaaaaagtacttgatgatggttggAGACGGAATCAATCAAACAGTTATCACAGGAGACCACAATGTTGTTGATGGTTTCACAACATTCAATTCGGCTACATTTG CTGTAGTTGGTCAAGGGTTTGTGGCAGTTAACATAACATTTCGCAACACCGCTGGACCAAGCAAACACCAAGCAGTTGCACTAAGAAGTGGAGCAGATATGTCCACCTTCTATAGTTGTAGCTTTGAAGGGTATCAGGACACATTGTATACACATTCTCTAAGGCAGTTTTATCGAGAATGCGATATATACGGAACAGTTGACTTCATATTTGGAAATGGTGCAGTTGTTTTGCAAAATTGTAACATTTATCCTCGCCTTCCGCTAAGTGGACAATTCAATTCCATCACAGCTCAAGGTCGAACTGATCCAAATCAAAACACTGGAACTTCTATACAAAATGCAACTATTAAAGCAGCAGATGATTTGGCTCCGAAAGTTGGAACTGTACAAACATACCTAGGGAGACCGTGGAAAGAATATTCGAGGACAGTTTTTATGCAATCTTTCACGGACAGTTTCATAAACCCTGCTGGTTGGCATGAATGGAATGGTGATTTTGCGTTGAATACTTTGTACTATGCAGAGTACGGCAACAGAGGAGCGGGTTCAAGCACCGTGAATCGAGTGACATGGCCTGGTTATCATGTTATCGGTGCTACCGATGCAGCCAATTTCACGGTGTCCAATTTCTTGAGTGGTGATGATTGGATTCCTCAAACTGGTGTTCCATACTCCAGTGGATTGATATAG